In the Salinirubrum litoreum genome, one interval contains:
- a CDS encoding Gfo/Idh/MocA family protein: MTLNVAVLGYRFMGKAHANALARLPMFFPDAPDVRRHTLIGRDEDALAAAADRLGFAHTATDWREVIDDVDAFYNLGPNHVHAEPSIAALEAGVPVLCEKPLAPTLADAVRMRDAAESSDALAACAFNYRFVPALRYAKGLIDDGKIGEIRQIRARYLQDWLVDPDAPWSWRNDAEMAGSGALGDLGAHSVDLARFLVGEQAGGVDRISGHLQTFTEERPVEGSDETRPVTVDDAYTAQAEFESGAMATFEASRVTPGHKNDHSVTVHGTDGSLRFSLERLNELEVMTGDARGYETVLVTDESDPYVEAWWPPGHVLGWEHTFVHENYEFLSAVASGDEFSPSFADAYAVQEVLDAIERSDESGEWVSVR; this comes from the coding sequence ATGACACTGAACGTCGCGGTTCTCGGCTACCGGTTCATGGGGAAGGCACACGCGAACGCCCTCGCTCGACTCCCGATGTTCTTCCCGGACGCGCCCGACGTGCGCCGGCACACCCTCATCGGTCGGGACGAGGACGCACTCGCGGCGGCGGCCGACAGACTCGGCTTCGCCCACACCGCGACCGACTGGCGCGAGGTGATCGACGACGTGGACGCCTTCTACAACCTCGGCCCGAACCACGTCCACGCCGAACCGTCTATCGCCGCGCTGGAGGCCGGCGTGCCGGTCCTCTGTGAGAAACCGCTCGCGCCGACGCTCGCCGACGCGGTGCGGATGCGTGACGCCGCAGAATCCAGCGACGCGCTGGCGGCCTGTGCGTTCAACTACCGGTTCGTCCCCGCGCTGCGCTACGCGAAGGGGTTGATCGACGACGGGAAGATCGGCGAGATTCGACAGATTCGCGCGCGCTACCTGCAGGACTGGCTCGTCGACCCCGACGCGCCGTGGTCGTGGCGCAACGACGCCGAGATGGCCGGATCGGGTGCGCTCGGTGACCTCGGTGCGCACTCGGTCGATCTGGCACGGTTCCTCGTCGGGGAGCAGGCGGGCGGCGTCGACCGCATCTCGGGGCACCTCCAGACGTTCACCGAGGAACGTCCGGTGGAGGGGAGCGACGAGACGCGCCCGGTGACGGTGGACGACGCCTACACCGCACAGGCCGAGTTCGAGAGTGGCGCGATGGCGACCTTCGAGGCGTCCCGTGTCACCCCCGGCCACAAGAACGACCACTCCGTGACAGTTCACGGGACAGACGGGAGCCTGCGGTTCTCCCTCGAACGACTGAACGAACTTGAGGTGATGACCGGCGACGCGCGGGGCTACGAGACGGTGCTCGTGACCGACGAGTCCGACCCCTACGTCGAGGCGTGGTGGCCGCCGGGCCACGTCCTCGGTTGGGAACACACCTTCGTCCACGAGAACTACGAGTTCCTGTCTGCCGTGGCGTCCGGCGACGAGTTCTCGCCCTCGTTCGCGGACGCCTACGCCGTGCAGGAGGTGCTGGACGCAATCGAGCGCAGTGACGAGTCGGGCGAGTGGGTGTCGGTGCGGTAG
- a CDS encoding potassium channel family protein: protein MHRVSVRRSPLVERATRPVAAFVTVVVGGVVGFVSLGGVGPIEAAFWLVDPASIAIHYQSAENGHGKTVKAFAVVVFSALVLAGVWIGETVLSTAFGGRMREELERVQTQRAIDDAEDHVVICGYGLFGRTIADRVTDAGRQVVAVENDAEVFERMEPNGVLPVEGDARNEDVLRDAAIDDATAVVAAIDDSNANIQIAITASQIAPDVHLVVRVGDEDYTSVARRAGADEVVIPEVSSGEDVSDSL from the coding sequence CTGCATCGTGTGTCCGTCCGTCGCTCCCCTCTGGTCGAGCGTGCGACTCGCCCGGTCGCCGCCTTCGTGACGGTCGTCGTCGGTGGCGTCGTCGGCTTCGTGTCCCTCGGCGGCGTCGGGCCGATAGAGGCGGCCTTCTGGCTGGTCGACCCGGCCAGCATCGCCATCCACTACCAGAGTGCCGAGAACGGCCACGGCAAGACGGTGAAGGCCTTCGCAGTCGTCGTCTTCTCGGCGCTGGTGCTCGCCGGCGTCTGGATCGGCGAGACCGTGCTCTCGACGGCCTTCGGCGGCCGGATGCGGGAGGAACTCGAACGCGTGCAAACCCAACGAGCCATCGACGACGCCGAGGACCACGTGGTGATCTGCGGCTACGGCCTGTTCGGCCGCACCATCGCCGACCGCGTGACAGACGCGGGTCGGCAGGTCGTCGCGGTCGAGAACGACGCGGAGGTCTTCGAGCGGATGGAACCGAACGGCGTGCTCCCGGTCGAGGGCGACGCCCGGAACGAGGACGTGCTCCGGGACGCGGCGATCGACGACGCCACCGCGGTGGTCGCCGCCATCGACGACTCGAACGCCAACATCCAGATCGCCATCACCGCGAGCCAGATCGCCCCGGACGTCCACCTCGTCGTCCGGGTCGGCGACGAGGACTACACCTCGGTCGCCCGCCGGGCCGGCGCGGACGAGGTGGTGATCCCGGAGGTCTCCAGCGGCGAGGACGTGAGCGACTCGCTGTGA
- a CDS encoding sugar phosphate isomerase/epimerase family protein: MDVGVLTVPLGDQSLDDTLSYLADLGVDTVELGCGGYPGDDHLSREQYLDDEPAQADLADLLGEHGLRISALATHNNPLHPDEDRAERADTELREAIRLAAQLGVHTVTCFSGLPAGGPNDEVPNWITAPWPSEHAEAHEYQWGVAVDYWSDLAEFADDHAVDIAIEMHPNMLVYEPTGMALLREETNDRIGANFDPSHLYWQGIDVPAAIRFLGKRDAIHHVHAKDTRVYDATARIKGVLDTTAYTEESERSWLFRTVGYGHGEEHWKDVVSTLRMVGYDGALSIEHEDSLTSSREGLEKAVELLSRAVFETTPGEAYWAE, encoded by the coding sequence ATGGACGTAGGCGTACTCACCGTTCCCCTCGGCGACCAGTCGCTCGACGACACACTGTCGTATCTCGCAGATCTCGGCGTCGACACGGTCGAACTCGGCTGTGGTGGCTACCCCGGCGACGACCACCTCTCACGCGAGCAGTATCTCGACGACGAACCCGCACAGGCCGACCTGGCGGACCTGCTCGGCGAGCACGGCCTCCGGATCAGCGCGCTGGCGACCCACAACAACCCGCTGCACCCCGACGAGGACCGGGCGGAACGGGCCGACACCGAACTCCGGGAGGCGATCCGACTCGCCGCCCAACTCGGTGTCCACACCGTCACCTGCTTCTCGGGGCTTCCCGCAGGTGGCCCGAACGACGAGGTGCCGAACTGGATCACCGCGCCGTGGCCGAGCGAGCACGCCGAGGCCCACGAGTACCAGTGGGGGGTCGCGGTCGACTACTGGTCCGATCTCGCCGAGTTCGCGGACGACCACGCTGTCGACATCGCCATCGAGATGCACCCGAACATGCTGGTGTACGAACCGACCGGGATGGCACTCTTGCGCGAGGAGACGAACGACCGGATCGGCGCGAACTTCGACCCCTCGCACCTCTACTGGCAGGGGATCGACGTGCCGGCGGCGATCCGGTTCCTCGGGAAGCGTGACGCCATCCACCACGTCCACGCGAAGGACACGCGCGTCTACGACGCCACCGCCCGGATCAAGGGCGTGCTGGACACCACCGCCTACACCGAGGAGTCGGAGCGCTCGTGGCTGTTCCGGACGGTCGGCTACGGCCACGGCGAGGAACACTGGAAGGACGTGGTCTCGACGCTCCGGATGGTCGGCTACGACGGCGCACTCTCGATCGAACACGAAGACTCGCTCACCTCGTCGCGCGAGGGGTTAGAGAAGGCGGTCGAACTGCTCTCGCGGGCCGTCTTCGAGACGACGCCCGGCGAGGCGTACTGGGCGGAGTGA
- a CDS encoding heptaprenylglyceryl phosphate synthase — translation MNLDWDRIDHVTKVDPAESLPRDLSILRGTDLVMVGGSDDVTAENTLRAVERVREATDVPIWQEPYHPSHVSSDTVEAVDHLSIPAVYNGDSEHFFEKHLDLFTEVGSRPEETFGTSLPVVGGLIADRGREVVADLAEQIVGEGYVIQNLDSKAARVSGVETTYSTEQVAGAALATESFYGFPVFYVEYSGTYGGPEDVEAAARYLDETILLYGGGIDSAERTHEILDAGADAVVVGDCFHDDPERFRVTIP, via the coding sequence ATGAATCTCGATTGGGACCGCATCGACCACGTGACGAAGGTCGATCCGGCCGAGTCGTTGCCACGCGACCTGTCGATCCTCCGGGGGACCGACCTCGTGATGGTCGGCGGCTCCGACGACGTGACCGCCGAGAACACGCTCCGGGCGGTCGAGCGCGTCCGCGAGGCGACCGACGTGCCGATCTGGCAGGAGCCGTACCACCCGAGCCACGTCTCCTCCGACACGGTCGAGGCCGTCGATCACCTCTCGATTCCGGCCGTCTACAACGGCGACAGCGAACACTTCTTCGAGAAACATCTCGACCTGTTCACCGAGGTCGGCAGTCGCCCCGAGGAGACGTTCGGCACGAGTCTCCCGGTCGTCGGCGGCCTGATCGCCGACCGTGGCCGGGAAGTGGTCGCCGACCTCGCCGAACAGATCGTCGGCGAGGGCTACGTCATCCAGAATCTCGACTCGAAGGCGGCCCGCGTCTCCGGTGTCGAGACGACCTACTCTACGGAGCAGGTCGCGGGCGCGGCGCTCGCAACCGAATCGTTCTACGGCTTCCCGGTCTTCTACGTGGAGTACTCCGGCACCTACGGCGGCCCCGAAGACGTGGAAGCCGCCGCCCGGTATCTGGACGAGACGATTCTGCTGTATGGCGGCGGGATCGACAGCGCCGAACGCACCCACGAGATTCTCGACGCAGGTGCCGACGCGGTCGTCGTCGGCGACTGCTTCCACGACGACCCCGAGCGGTTCCGGGTGACGATCCCCTGA
- the corA gene encoding magnesium/cobalt transporter CorA, with amino-acid sequence MIRSVVYTPEGVESYDDVERARDAAGTTWVRASNATAEELDQVAQAFGIHPLSVEDIARDVRPKTEEFPTHTFLLVKTAKLRRGETTFEEELRTTQLGLFVGDDWLVTLSESEIDAAERIWASVGTGEARLLRFGPDFTAYRILDRIVDDYFVLLDDVEETIEEIEEGVLDGPDPGVLEGLNVVRRDLLSVRKLLGPTREAVGILARGDPDHVRESTEKYYRDVYDHLVQLVDLTETYRDLARGARDIYLNTVSQSTNEVMKTLTVVATIILPLTLVVGVFGMNFSGGPTNMPELGWQYSYPAVMLGMASVSLVMLVYFRQEGWL; translated from the coding sequence ATGATCCGATCCGTCGTCTACACGCCCGAGGGTGTCGAGAGCTACGACGACGTGGAGCGAGCGCGGGACGCGGCCGGCACGACGTGGGTCCGGGCGTCGAACGCGACCGCCGAGGAACTCGATCAGGTCGCGCAGGCGTTCGGCATCCACCCACTGTCGGTCGAGGACATCGCGCGAGACGTGCGGCCGAAGACCGAGGAGTTCCCGACTCACACCTTTCTCCTGGTGAAGACCGCGAAACTGCGCCGGGGGGAGACGACCTTCGAGGAGGAACTGCGGACCACACAACTCGGCCTGTTCGTCGGGGACGACTGGTTGGTCACGCTGTCAGAGTCGGAGATAGACGCCGCAGAGCGCATCTGGGCCAGCGTCGGCACCGGCGAGGCGCGACTGCTCCGATTCGGCCCCGACTTCACCGCCTACCGAATCCTCGACCGGATCGTGGACGACTACTTCGTCCTCCTCGACGACGTCGAGGAGACGATCGAGGAGATCGAGGAGGGCGTCCTCGACGGCCCGGACCCCGGCGTACTGGAGGGGCTGAACGTGGTGCGGCGGGACCTCCTGTCGGTCAGAAAGTTGCTCGGACCGACCCGCGAGGCGGTCGGCATCCTCGCGCGCGGCGACCCGGACCACGTCAGGGAGAGTACCGAGAAGTACTACCGCGACGTGTACGACCACCTCGTCCAACTCGTGGACCTGACCGAGACGTACCGTGATCTGGCGCGCGGTGCCCGCGACATCTACCTCAACACGGTCTCACAGTCCACGAACGAGGTGATGAAGACGCTGACCGTCGTGGCGACGATCATCCTCCCGCTGACGCTGGTCGTCGGCGTCTTCGGGATGAACTTCTCCGGCGGCCCGACGAACATGCCCGAACTCGGCTGGCAGTACAGCTACCCGGCGGTGATGCTCGGGATGGCCTCCGTCTCGCTGGTCATGCTCGTCTACTTCCGGCAGGAGGGGTGGCTGTGA
- a CDS encoding DUF6517 family protein — protein sequence MSNRRTLATLLLAGLIVTSGCTQLLGSGPAEFEAESAVVADSAVEANDYQLNDTREVELTRTLSVAGAEKEVVVTNEVATYEKSLDLGVLGSQKLGVVAVFASPQVEVAGQAMNPIGDWSNQKLVREIGSRYDAISNVEPTGESQNVTVLGTDTEVATFEGSTSVQGQQVDVTIHVTKFAHEGDYVAVVGAYPSQFGGQESGVMEMIRAVEHPAETEN from the coding sequence ATGTCGAACCGCCGGACACTGGCGACGCTGTTGCTCGCAGGTCTCATTGTCACGAGTGGCTGTACGCAGTTGCTCGGGAGCGGTCCCGCAGAGTTCGAGGCCGAGAGCGCAGTCGTCGCCGACTCGGCCGTCGAGGCGAACGACTATCAGTTGAACGACACCCGCGAGGTCGAACTGACGCGGACGCTGTCGGTCGCTGGAGCGGAGAAGGAGGTCGTCGTCACGAACGAGGTCGCCACCTACGAGAAGTCGCTGGACCTGGGTGTGCTCGGGAGCCAGAAACTCGGCGTCGTGGCGGTCTTCGCGAGTCCACAGGTCGAGGTCGCGGGACAGGCGATGAACCCCATCGGTGACTGGAGCAACCAGAAACTCGTCCGCGAGATCGGCAGTCGCTACGACGCCATCTCGAACGTCGAACCGACCGGCGAGAGCCAGAACGTGACCGTCCTCGGGACCGACACCGAGGTCGCCACCTTCGAGGGATCGACCTCCGTGCAGGGCCAGCAGGTCGACGTGACGATCCACGTGACGAAGTTCGCCCACGAGGGCGACTACGTGGCGGTCGTCGGCGCGTACCCCTCGCAGTTCGGCGGCCAGGAGTCGGGAGTCATGGAGATGATCCGCGCCGTCGAGCATCCGGCCGAGACCGAGAACTGA
- a CDS encoding MaoC family dehydratase, translating to MTRVFFEDMEVGRVEEFGSYEMTEREIVEFAEQYDPQWFHVDPERAEAQSPYGELIASGWHTASATMRMLVDEHFSEAMSLGARGLDRLRWVKPVRAGDTLSLRTEVLDREVDGPDRGTVTVETETRRDDGEVVMTMVSLVMYARRGEE from the coding sequence ATGACACGGGTCTTCTTCGAGGACATGGAGGTCGGCCGCGTCGAGGAGTTCGGTTCCTACGAGATGACCGAGCGAGAGATCGTGGAGTTCGCCGAGCAGTACGATCCCCAGTGGTTCCACGTCGACCCGGAGCGGGCCGAAGCTCAGTCACCCTACGGCGAACTGATCGCCTCGGGCTGGCACACCGCAAGCGCGACGATGCGGATGCTCGTGGACGAACACTTCTCGGAGGCGATGTCACTCGGCGCGCGCGGACTCGACCGCCTGCGCTGGGTGAAACCGGTCCGGGCCGGCGACACGCTGTCGCTCCGGACCGAGGTGCTGGACCGGGAGGTGGACGGCCCGGACCGGGGGACCGTCACGGTCGAGACCGAGACCCGCCGGGACGACGGCGAGGTCGTCATGACGATGGTCAGTCTGGTGATGTACGCCCGGCGCGGCGAGGAGTGA